A portion of the Juglans microcarpa x Juglans regia isolate MS1-56 chromosome 1D, Jm3101_v1.0, whole genome shotgun sequence genome contains these proteins:
- the LOC121251126 gene encoding fatty acyl-CoA reductase 2, chloroplastic-like isoform X1 gives MEALRPNSFSLGYRKVVRVPESEKQDRCSWKRWNISSIGYSLGSRPNASKSLCRTSKSYGVASVSATASLNSNPNNRMRKIQAGGGTTSTLVKMINEDIGVVNFLRGKNFFITGATGFLAKVLIEKILRAVPDVGKIFVLIRAKNKESANERLQSEIINAELFKCLRQIHGKSYQDFMLSKLVTVVGDVREHNLGLDAQVADLIRKEANIIVNSAATTDFRESRYDVAVDINIRGPCLLMSFAKTCKKLELFLHISTAYVHGVGEGIFMEESLRKEATPPSSFPTLDINLEMKLALDSLEDFKNKGLTRKMKEFGLVRARKHGWKNTYSFTKAMGEMVLMGEIKGDLPMVIVRPSVIESTYKEPFPGCIEGIRMMDSIISSYGKGQLTGFPIDLNGVVDIVPADMVVNATLAAITRHGMAGKGDMNIYHVASSVANPLLLKDHFTFFSDHFISSPWIDSEGRPTHVKPIKMFGSMDEFSAHISRDTIQQNSNGKLPQEFENSCRKLVERAKYLANIYEPYMFYPGRFVNSNAQRLMESMSEEEKRMFGFDVRSIDWKDYILNVHIPGLRTHAMNEKAGMSN, from the exons ATGGAGGCTTTACGTccaaactctttttctttgggaTACAGAAAGGTAGTAAGGGTCCCTGAGAGTGAGAAGCAAGATCGCTGCTCGTGGAAAAGGTGGAATATAAGTAGCATAGGCTACAGCCTAGGCAGCCGGCCCAATGCATCAAAATCTTTATGTAGAACATCAAAATCTTATGGTGTTGCTTCAGTAAGTGCTACTGCGAGTTTAAATTCAAACCCTAATAACAGGATGAGGAAGATCCAAGCTGGAGGTGGAACAACCTCTACTTTAGTGAAGATGATTAATGAAGACATTGGAGTCGTAAATTTTTTAAGAGGGAAGAATTTTTTCATTACGGGTGCTACTGGATTCTTGGCCAAAG TGCTCATTGAGAAGATTTTACGAGCAGTGCCAGATGTGGGTAAGATATTTGTTTTGATCAGGGCAAAAAACAAGGAATCTGCAAATGAAAGATTACAAAGCGAA ATAATAAATGCTGAGCTGTTCAAGTGTCTCCGGCAAATACATGGGAAATCCTATCAAGACTTCATGTTGAGCAAACTGGTGACTGTAGTTGGTGATGTCCGAGAGCATAATCTGGGTTTAGATGCACAAGTGGCTGATCTGATTAGAAAAGAAGccaatattattgtaaattctGCAGCTACTACAGATTTCCGTGAAAG cAGATACGATGTTGCTGTTGATATCAACATAAGAGGTCCTTGTCTGCTTATGAGCTTTGCAAAGACGTGCAAGAAACTTGAGCTCTTCTTGCATATATCAACAG CTTATGTTCATGGAGTAGGAGAAGGAATATTTATGGAAGAGTCACTTCGCAAGGAGGCTACCCCTCCAAGTTCCTTCCCTACTTTGGACATCAACCTTGAAATGAAGTTGGCTTTGGATTCCTtagaagattttaaaaataaaggacTGACCcggaaaatgaaagaatttggtTTGGTGAG GGCAAGAAAACACGGGTGGAAAAATACATATTCTTTCACTAAGGCTATGGGAGAAATGGTATTAATGGGAGAAATTAAAGGAGACCTTCCAATGGTAATTGTTAGGCCAAGTGTCATTGAGAGCACTTATAAAGAGCCATTCCCTGGATGTATAGAAGGGATTAG AATGATGGACTCAATCATTTCCTCCTACGGAAAAGGGCAGCTCACGGGTTTTCCAATTGATCTAAATGGGGTAGTCGACATT GTCCCTGCTGACATGGTTGTGAATGCCACCTTGGCAGCCATAACAAGGCATGGAATGGCCGGAAAGGGAGACATGAACATCTACCATGTTGCCTCTTCAGTAGCTAA ccCCTTACTCCTAAAAGatcattttacatttttcagTGATCACTTTATTTCATCTCCCTGGATCGACTCCGAGGGTAGGCCAACCCATGTAAAACCCATCAAAATGTTCGGCTCCATGGATGAATTTTCTGCTCACATTTCGCGAGATACAATTCAGCAAAATTCAAATGGGAAACTGCCTCAGGAATTTGAAAATAGTTGCAGAAAATTGGTTGAGAGGGCAAAGTACCTAGCCAATATATATGAGCCATACATGTTCTACCCAggaag gtttGTTAACAGCAATGCCCAGAGATTGATGGAAAGCATGTCTGAGGAAGAAAAGAGGATGTTCGGTTTTGATGTGAGGAGCATAGATTGGAAAGACTACATCCTTAATGTCCATATACCTGGTCTAAGGACGCATGCCATGAACGAGAAAGCCGGAATGTCTAATTAA
- the LOC121251126 gene encoding fatty acyl-CoA reductase 2, chloroplastic-like isoform X2 — protein sequence MEALRPNSFSLGYRKVVRVPESEKQDRCSWKRWNISSIGYSLGSRPNASKSLCRTSKSYGVASVSATASLNSNPNNRMRKIQAGGGTTSTLVKMINEDIGVVNFLRGKNFFITGATGFLAKVLIEKILRAVPDVGKIFVLIRAKNKESANERLQSEIINAELFKCLRQIHGKSYQDFMLSKLVTVVGDVREHNLGLDAQVADLIRKEANIIVNSAATTDFRERYDVAVDINIRGPCLLMSFAKTCKKLELFLHISTAYVHGVGEGIFMEESLRKEATPPSSFPTLDINLEMKLALDSLEDFKNKGLTRKMKEFGLVRARKHGWKNTYSFTKAMGEMVLMGEIKGDLPMVIVRPSVIESTYKEPFPGCIEGIRMMDSIISSYGKGQLTGFPIDLNGVVDIVPADMVVNATLAAITRHGMAGKGDMNIYHVASSVANPLLLKDHFTFFSDHFISSPWIDSEGRPTHVKPIKMFGSMDEFSAHISRDTIQQNSNGKLPQEFENSCRKLVERAKYLANIYEPYMFYPGRFVNSNAQRLMESMSEEEKRMFGFDVRSIDWKDYILNVHIPGLRTHAMNEKAGMSN from the exons ATGGAGGCTTTACGTccaaactctttttctttgggaTACAGAAAGGTAGTAAGGGTCCCTGAGAGTGAGAAGCAAGATCGCTGCTCGTGGAAAAGGTGGAATATAAGTAGCATAGGCTACAGCCTAGGCAGCCGGCCCAATGCATCAAAATCTTTATGTAGAACATCAAAATCTTATGGTGTTGCTTCAGTAAGTGCTACTGCGAGTTTAAATTCAAACCCTAATAACAGGATGAGGAAGATCCAAGCTGGAGGTGGAACAACCTCTACTTTAGTGAAGATGATTAATGAAGACATTGGAGTCGTAAATTTTTTAAGAGGGAAGAATTTTTTCATTACGGGTGCTACTGGATTCTTGGCCAAAG TGCTCATTGAGAAGATTTTACGAGCAGTGCCAGATGTGGGTAAGATATTTGTTTTGATCAGGGCAAAAAACAAGGAATCTGCAAATGAAAGATTACAAAGCGAA ATAATAAATGCTGAGCTGTTCAAGTGTCTCCGGCAAATACATGGGAAATCCTATCAAGACTTCATGTTGAGCAAACTGGTGACTGTAGTTGGTGATGTCCGAGAGCATAATCTGGGTTTAGATGCACAAGTGGCTGATCTGATTAGAAAAGAAGccaatattattgtaaattctGCAGCTACTACAGATTTCCGTGAAAG ATACGATGTTGCTGTTGATATCAACATAAGAGGTCCTTGTCTGCTTATGAGCTTTGCAAAGACGTGCAAGAAACTTGAGCTCTTCTTGCATATATCAACAG CTTATGTTCATGGAGTAGGAGAAGGAATATTTATGGAAGAGTCACTTCGCAAGGAGGCTACCCCTCCAAGTTCCTTCCCTACTTTGGACATCAACCTTGAAATGAAGTTGGCTTTGGATTCCTtagaagattttaaaaataaaggacTGACCcggaaaatgaaagaatttggtTTGGTGAG GGCAAGAAAACACGGGTGGAAAAATACATATTCTTTCACTAAGGCTATGGGAGAAATGGTATTAATGGGAGAAATTAAAGGAGACCTTCCAATGGTAATTGTTAGGCCAAGTGTCATTGAGAGCACTTATAAAGAGCCATTCCCTGGATGTATAGAAGGGATTAG AATGATGGACTCAATCATTTCCTCCTACGGAAAAGGGCAGCTCACGGGTTTTCCAATTGATCTAAATGGGGTAGTCGACATT GTCCCTGCTGACATGGTTGTGAATGCCACCTTGGCAGCCATAACAAGGCATGGAATGGCCGGAAAGGGAGACATGAACATCTACCATGTTGCCTCTTCAGTAGCTAA ccCCTTACTCCTAAAAGatcattttacatttttcagTGATCACTTTATTTCATCTCCCTGGATCGACTCCGAGGGTAGGCCAACCCATGTAAAACCCATCAAAATGTTCGGCTCCATGGATGAATTTTCTGCTCACATTTCGCGAGATACAATTCAGCAAAATTCAAATGGGAAACTGCCTCAGGAATTTGAAAATAGTTGCAGAAAATTGGTTGAGAGGGCAAAGTACCTAGCCAATATATATGAGCCATACATGTTCTACCCAggaag gtttGTTAACAGCAATGCCCAGAGATTGATGGAAAGCATGTCTGAGGAAGAAAAGAGGATGTTCGGTTTTGATGTGAGGAGCATAGATTGGAAAGACTACATCCTTAATGTCCATATACCTGGTCTAAGGACGCATGCCATGAACGAGAAAGCCGGAATGTCTAATTAA